ACGCCTCCTGCGCCGCCCCATCCGCCTTCGCGTGCCGGGGGCGGGGCACCCGCAAGGCAAACCCCATCTCGTGCAGAAGCCGGTAGATGGGGTAGAGGGAGAGCCTCTTTCCCAGCTCCCGCTCCACCCAGTCCCTTAGCTTGGGCCCCGTCCACAGGCCCCCGTCGGGCGGGGGGCCCTTTAGGGCCTCCAGCACCTTCCTCTGCTCCTCCAGGGTGAGCTTGGGCTTTTGTCCCGGGTTCTGGTGCCGCCGATCCCGCAGGCTTTCTGGCCCCTCTTGGTTGTAGCGCCGCACCGTCTCCTGCACCCAGCGGGGGGTGTGCAGGGTGATCCTGGCGATCTCCTTGGCGGTGGTCAGCGAAGCTACCTTGTGGCCTCGCCTGGCGTGGTAGACAGCCAAGAAGCGGTCCTTCTCTATCGGGTCCTTGGCCTTCTTGGCCCTCCGCCCTGGCCTCCTCACCCTCCGGTTTCAGGGCGTCCCTGGGCATGCCCACATGTTAACCCGGATGCCTGGGAACGCACTTCCAGACATCCGAACTCTGGAAGTCTGTGAGTCCGGAAGTCCGTGAGTTTGTCGCAAACTCCCGCCGTTTGCCGCAATCTTCACATCGGCCGCTTTGGCCCCTCGCCCGCCCCTTTCCCGGGGGTTTTTCCCCTTCAGGACCGCGCTCCCCGGCGGTCGGGACCTCCCTCGCACGCTTCGCCAAAGGAAGCTTTTGCGAATGCTATACTCCGGGAAAGCGGGGGTGGGGGGCCTCGAGGGCACCCCTCCCCGGGAAGGTAGGATGGAGCCATGCCCAAGGCCAAGGAGCCCCTGCTGAAAGCCCTCCTCAAGGCCCCCGAGTGGCGCCGCCTGGCGGAGGAGGTGGTCCTGGAGCCGCCCGAAAGGCCGAAGCCCCGCTTCAAGCCCTGGCGGACCCAAGGGAAGGGAGTCCCCCTGGATGCCGTCCTCCACGACCTCCGCCGGTGAGCTTCTCTTCCTGGACACGAGCGTCCTGGTGTGCGCTTTGGCTAACCAGGAGTGGCTGAGGAAGGCTGAGCCCAAGAAGGGGACCCGGGGAGCCCCAGGCGGGAGACCTTCCTCCCGGCTGGCCAAGGGGGAATTCGCATATTGAAGGAACAGAAAAGGAGAGAAGCGGTCCTAGGGAACCCTAGGACCGCCCCCACCTCCCGGCTACTGCTTACAGGAAGGGTTCGTGACCAGCTTCAGGGGGACTGGGATAAACCGGGTTTGCGCGGGAGGCTTCGTACCCCGAATCAGCTCCACCGCCTTTTCCACCGCAATGCGGCCCATTTCTTGTGGCTGCTGGGCCACGGTGGCCGCCATCTCGCAGGCTTGCACGGCTTTTACGGCATCGGGGGTAGCGTCAAAGCCCACCACGGGAATCTTGCGGCCGCTGGCCTTGATGGCCTGAAGGGCCCCTAGGGCCATCTCATCGTTGTGGGCGAAGACGGCGTCGATCTCGCGTTGAGCCTGGAGGATGTTCTCCATGACGGAAAGCCCTTGGGCCCGGTCAAAGTTGGCCGTTTGCCGGGCCACCACCGTGATCCCAGGGCACTTTTCCTTGAGGTAAGCGTTGAAGCCCTGGCCCCGGTCCCGGGCCGCCGAGGTTCCGGGAATGCCCTCGAGTTCCACGACCTTACCCCGCCCTTTGAGCAGCTGGCAAACGAACTCCGCCGCCATGCGGCCTCCTGCCACGTTGTCCGAGGCGATGTGGAAGGCTACCTGTCCACCTGAGGCAGCCCGGTCCACGGTGATCACCGGGATCCCCGCCCGATTGGCCTTCTGGATGGCCGGGACCACGGCAGCGCTGTCTGTAGGATTGACCAGGAGGACCCGCACCCGGCGCTGGATGAGGTCTTCAATATCGGCCACCTGCTTGTCCACCCGGTCCTGGGCATCCAAGACGAGGAGCTGGATGCCCGCCTTCTGAGCCGCCTGGAGCGCTCCATCCCGAAGGGCCACGAAGAAGGGGTTGTTGAGGGTAGAAAGGGAGAGTCCCACCACCGCCCCTTGGCCCAAGGCCCCCATCGAGGCCAAGAACCAGACTGCGAGCCCTAAAAACCCGATCCTCCTTGCCATCTGCCTCACCTCCTTCTCACCAGCCGGTCGACCAAAAGGGCGAGGACGATGACCACCCCTTTGGCGATCAGCTGGTAAAAGGACGAAACGTTGAGTAGGTTCATCCCGTTGTTGAGCACGCCGATGATAAGGGCTCCCAAGAAGGTGCCCCAGGCCGTTCCCCTTCCCCCTGCCAGGGAGGTGCCCCCTACCACCGCTGCCGCGATGGCATCCAGCTCAAATCCCGTTCCCGCCGTGGGCTGGGCGGAGTTAAGCCGGCCCGTGAGCACCAGGGCGGCAAGGCCAGCAGCCAGCCCCGAATAGGCGTAGGCAAAGACCTTGATCCTGGCCACCGGTACCCCCGAAAGCCGGGCGGCCTCCTCATTGCCCCCGATGGCGTAGAGGTACCGCCCGAGGGCCGTGTTTTGCAGCAAGAGCTGGGTGAGGAGGAGGAAGGAGAGCATGGCCACCACCGGTACCGGTATCCCCAAGAGCGTCCCGTTGCCCAGAAAGAGGAAAGAATCGGGGAGTCCGGTAATGGGGCTTCCATCGGTGTACACCAGGGTGAGCCCCCGGAAGGCGGTGAGGCCCGCTAGGGTGACGATAAAGGGAGGTAGGCCCGCATAGGCCACCAGCAGTCCCTGGAGGATTCCTAGGGCCACGGCGATCCCGATTCCCAGCCCCATGGCCAGGGCCGGAGGCAGACCCGAAACGGCGAAGCCTGCGGCCAAGGCCCCGGCTAGGGCCAGAAGGGAGCCCACGGAGAGGTCGATCCCCCCTTTGAGGATGACCACGGTCATTCCCAGGGCCAGGATGGCGTTGATGGAAACCTGCCGGAGCACATTGAGCAGGTTCGAGGGGGAGAGAAAATAGGGGGAGAGGAGGCTCAAGGCCAGGATCAGTAACCCCAGGGCCCAAAGGAGGCCGTAGCGGGAAAGCAGGTTAGGCCTGAACCGCGCCCACAACATGGGCGACCACCTCCTCCCCGCAGTAGGGGGGGTAGAACTCGGCCACCACGCCTCCTCTCTGGAAGACCAGGATGCGGTGGCAGAGAAGCAGGAGCTCCTCGGTGTCCCCGCTGGAGACAATCTGGGCTACACCCTCCCGCGCCCAGTCTGCAAGGAGAGCATAGATCTCCTGACGTGCGGCCACGTCTACGCCCCGCGTAGGCTCTTCTAGGAGAAGCACGCGGGGTTTCGTGGCCAGGGCCTTCGCCAAAACTAGCTTTTGCTGGTTCCCTCCGGAAAAAGAAGCGGCCGGCTGCTCAGGATCCTGAGGGCGAATCCTCAGGGCCTGAAACCAGTGCCGGGCCAGGGCCACCTCCTGGGAAGCGAGGACCATGCCCCCCCAGGTGAGGCTCCGGAGCACCGGAAGGCTGATGTTGGCCCTGGCGCTCAACGTCAGGACGAGCCCCTGGGCCTTGCGATCGGCGGGCACGAGGAATACCCCTTTCCGGATGGCCTCGAGGGGGGAACGGATGGGCTCGCCGTTTACAAAAGCCTGGCCTCTCAGCCCAAAGAGGGCCTCCACCACGGCGCTCCGCCCCGAGCCCACCACGCCCGCAAGCCCCAAGATCTCCCCCGGACGCAAGGAAAGCCTCAGGGGCTTAAGACCCACCCCCTCCACCTGGAGGGCAAGCGGAGTTTCGGCCTTGGGGGAGGCCAAGGTCAGCCGAGCCCGCTCCCGCTTGCCCACCATAAGCTCCACCAGCGCCTCCGGTGTGAGGCTGGCCAAGGGAAGGGTGGCCACGCGCTGTCCGTCCCGTAAGACGGTCACCCGATCGGCCAGACGGAAGACCTCTTCCAACCGATGGCTGATCCACACGAGGCCGAGGTTCCTACTCCTTAGGTCGGCCACGAGTTGGAAAAGCTGTTCGGCCTCACGGGCGCTCAGGGCAGCCGTGGCCTCGTCGAAAACCAAGATGCGGGCTTTCTGGCCTAGGGCCTGGGCTACCGCCACCAGGGCCTGCTGTCCCGCCTCGAGGGACCCTACCGGGGCCTCAGGGGGGATCTCCAGGCTGAGCCCCTCCAGGAGACCCCGGGCCCGTGCATAGAGCTCCCGCCGGCCTACCAGAGGCGAGAAACGGCCAAGGAAGAGGTTTTCCGCTACGGAAAGGTTGGGCGCCAGGTTGAGCTCCTGGTAGACCATGGCGATTCCCTGCCGCCGAGCTTCCTGGACGCTCCCTAGACGGAGGCGGCGCCCGTCGAGCCAAACCTCCCCCCCGTCCGGCGCCAGGGCTCCGGAGAGGATCTTCATGAGGGTGGACTTCCCGGCCCCGTTTTCCCCCACAAGGGCGTGGACCTCTCCTGCCTCCACGGCAAAATCCACCCCCTTGAGGGCCTCTATGCCCCCGA
The Thermus islandicus DSM 21543 genome window above contains:
- a CDS encoding winged helix-turn-helix domain-containing protein; the encoded protein is MRRPGRRAKKAKDPIEKDRFLAVYHARRGHKVASLTTAKEIARITLHTPRWVQETVRRYNQEGPESLRDRRHQNPGQKPKLTLEEQRKVLEALKGPPPDGGLWTGPKLRDWVERELGKRLSLYPIYRLLHEMGFALRVPRPRHAKADGAAQEA
- a CDS encoding D-ribose ABC transporter substrate-binding protein codes for the protein MARRIGFLGLAVWFLASMGALGQGAVVGLSLSTLNNPFFVALRDGALQAAQKAGIQLLVLDAQDRVDKQVADIEDLIQRRVRVLLVNPTDSAAVVPAIQKANRAGIPVITVDRAASGGQVAFHIASDNVAGGRMAAEFVCQLLKGRGKVVELEGIPGTSAARDRGQGFNAYLKEKCPGITVVARQTANFDRAQGLSVMENILQAQREIDAVFAHNDEMALGALQAIKASGRKIPVVGFDATPDAVKAVQACEMAATVAQQPQEMGRIAVEKAVELIRGTKPPAQTRFIPVPLKLVTNPSCKQ
- a CDS encoding ABC transporter permease; translation: MLWARFRPNLLSRYGLLWALGLLILALSLLSPYFLSPSNLLNVLRQVSINAILALGMTVVILKGGIDLSVGSLLALAGALAAGFAVSGLPPALAMGLGIGIAVALGILQGLLVAYAGLPPFIVTLAGLTAFRGLTLVYTDGSPITGLPDSFLFLGNGTLLGIPVPVVAMLSFLLLTQLLLQNTALGRYLYAIGGNEEAARLSGVPVARIKVFAYAYSGLAAGLAALVLTGRLNSAQPTAGTGFELDAIAAAVVGGTSLAGGRGTAWGTFLGALIIGVLNNGMNLLNVSSFYQLIAKGVVIVLALLVDRLVRRR
- a CDS encoding sugar ABC transporter ATP-binding protein; translation: MALLEMRGIHKRFGGIEALKGVDFAVEAGEVHALVGENGAGKSTLMKILSGALAPDGGEVWLDGRRLRLGSVQEARRQGIAMVYQELNLAPNLSVAENLFLGRFSPLVGRRELYARARGLLEGLSLEIPPEAPVGSLEAGQQALVAVAQALGQKARILVFDEATAALSAREAEQLFQLVADLRSRNLGLVWISHRLEEVFRLADRVTVLRDGQRVATLPLASLTPEALVELMVGKRERARLTLASPKAETPLALQVEGVGLKPLRLSLRPGEILGLAGVVGSGRSAVVEALFGLRGQAFVNGEPIRSPLEAIRKGVFLVPADRKAQGLVLTLSARANISLPVLRSLTWGGMVLASQEVALARHWFQALRIRPQDPEQPAASFSGGNQQKLVLAKALATKPRVLLLEEPTRGVDVAARQEIYALLADWAREGVAQIVSSGDTEELLLLCHRILVFQRGGVVAEFYPPYCGEEVVAHVVGAVQA